Proteins from a genomic interval of Streptomyces sp. Tu6071:
- a CDS encoding VOC family protein yields MTADSPGQQQRHEERALGSRGAVNLMTHDLGESQRFYGAVMGWTFRGNALGDEFCVAEDTEGGTVAVLGAVASTYQVAVAWIPFFAVAAIDDTVARVRERSGTVAIGPLRLPRGRGALAADRDGAVFGVWQDDGTPGRIGRRSRLAWVELRTRDSFEAAIFYGEVLGWGAEIPGAPEVRYEQEAVVVRDGDNQLARISSGAVEAAPDPLVRPMWRVHFPVADLDAAVAEATRHSGSLVERQDGPEFRRAVLRDPAGAIFTLAERTGG; encoded by the coding sequence GTGACGGCGGACAGTCCCGGGCAGCAGCAGCGCCACGAGGAGCGCGCACTCGGCTCCCGGGGCGCGGTGAACCTCATGACCCACGACCTCGGCGAGTCGCAGCGCTTCTACGGCGCCGTGATGGGCTGGACCTTCCGGGGCAACGCGCTCGGGGACGAGTTCTGCGTGGCGGAGGACACCGAGGGCGGGACGGTCGCGGTGCTCGGCGCGGTCGCCTCCACGTACCAGGTCGCCGTCGCCTGGATTCCCTTCTTCGCCGTCGCCGCCATCGACGACACCGTCGCCCGCGTCCGCGAGCGCAGCGGCACCGTCGCGATCGGCCCGCTGCGTTTGCCGCGGGGCCGCGGCGCCCTCGCAGCCGACCGCGACGGCGCCGTCTTCGGCGTCTGGCAGGACGACGGCACACCGGGCCGCATCGGCAGGCGCAGCCGGCTCGCCTGGGTCGAGTTGCGCACCCGCGACTCCTTCGAGGCGGCGATCTTCTACGGCGAGGTGCTCGGCTGGGGCGCGGAGATCCCGGGGGCACCCGAGGTGCGGTACGAGCAGGAGGCGGTCGTGGTGCGGGACGGGGACAACCAGCTCGCCCGCATCAGTTCCGGCGCCGTCGAGGCCGCGCCCGATCCGCTCGTACGCCCCATGTGGCGGGTGCACTTCCCGGTGGCGGACCTGGACGCGGCCGTCGCCGAGGCGACGCGGCACTCCGGTTCGCTCGTCGAGCGGCAGGACGGACCCGAGTTCCGCCGGGCCGTGCTGCGCGATCCCGCGGGGGCGATCTTCACGCTCGCGGAACGAACCGGCGGCTGA
- a CDS encoding helix-turn-helix domain-containing protein, producing the protein MTPVSQFTAPGGGQGSDVGRRIAHSRTRAGLSRSELAQAVGADPSYLRYIEEENAAPGTAVLLRIANALGVSLAELRGTAAGYPDGRGRAAAHPVLEEMGEEECRRRIGAHGVGRVGFTTETTGPVILPLNYTLIDGELTLRSTPRGPLAHVAGGTVAFEVDRVDEALGAGWSVLATGTLRRVTDPARTEALERAAWSAPWAGGDRTTWFTLRPERLTGRIIRT; encoded by the coding sequence ATGACTCCGGTATCGCAGTTCACCGCCCCCGGGGGCGGTCAGGGCAGCGACGTGGGCCGGCGCATCGCGCACAGCAGGACGCGGGCCGGGCTGAGCCGCTCCGAACTCGCGCAGGCGGTCGGCGCCGATCCCTCGTATCTGCGCTACATCGAGGAGGAGAACGCGGCGCCCGGTACGGCGGTGCTGCTGCGGATCGCCAACGCCCTCGGCGTGAGCCTCGCGGAACTGCGCGGGACGGCCGCCGGGTACCCGGACGGCCGCGGGCGGGCCGCCGCCCACCCGGTCCTGGAGGAGATGGGCGAGGAGGAGTGCCGTCGCAGGATCGGCGCGCACGGCGTGGGCCGCGTCGGGTTCACGACGGAGACGACCGGCCCGGTCATCCTGCCGCTCAACTACACGCTGATCGACGGTGAGCTGACGCTGCGCTCGACGCCGCGCGGCCCGCTGGCGCACGTGGCGGGCGGCACGGTCGCCTTCGAGGTGGACCGCGTCGACGAGGCCCTCGGCGCCGGATGGTCGGTCCTCGCCACCGGCACCCTGCGCCGCGTGACGGACCCCGCCCGCACCGAGGCCCTGGAACGCGCCGCCTGGTCGGCCCCCTGGGCGGGTGGCGACCGCACGACGTGGTTCACGCTGCGGCCGGAGCGGCTGACGGGGCGGATCATCCGCACGTGA
- a CDS encoding SpoIIE family protein phosphatase has translation MTTSPAPAQDPGSAAAGEGTAWLLVDASARPAESRVLEVSRRAARLLERAPDELVGAPLTALVAEGSLNSVIALLLEAASFARDGTAGKALQPVEFTVPSGAVICTASARRPRGDDGVLLVRIEEKFPQRRWEALRLGVVLTGESLWLYDHDAERFRWLEGEPPFSLMGPDRDVSPEEFLARVHPHDLDSVAAFFDSLVSGRTDSGELLFRLRRSGEGTGYRKLHTRARAARFGFTGARRIVGTTEDTTTLVERLDALQAAYVNERKRGRLVGELASAFISAATEDELTEAVLHRLAPAFGGVGTLFAYGERGHLRVVFGDEIDQALAKELEGLPLSAPKPLPEAIRTGEALFIASREEYRERWPMAHSLLDATDAESFAMVPLRAAGRQLGAWVITFHEPGMLTEGDRTLMRTLGTLAGQALERIRLQEARVELARIVQRNMLPEVLPPVPGVELTALYHPAQTGLDVGGDWYDVVPLQDGGAAFVIGDVQGHDLHAAGLMGQVRTALRAYAWQDPQPGMVLERTNELLLQMGVRAFTTCLYVRLMADGRLCTARAGHPPMVRLDAGGTATVCEDETGPPLGVLEGARYPEHAYDFARGGILALLTDGVVEGPRFTADEGLRRVGDLLALKAHEPLDVLAQYLMSTAGSTGHLDDSALLLVRGM, from the coding sequence ATGACAACGTCCCCCGCGCCCGCGCAGGACCCCGGCAGTGCGGCAGCCGGCGAAGGCACGGCCTGGCTGCTCGTGGACGCGAGCGCCCGCCCGGCCGAGAGCCGTGTCCTGGAGGTCTCGCGCCGTGCCGCGCGCCTCCTGGAGCGCGCGCCCGACGAACTGGTCGGCGCACCGCTCACGGCCCTCGTGGCCGAGGGCAGCCTGAACAGCGTGATCGCCCTGCTCCTGGAGGCGGCCTCCTTCGCGCGCGACGGCACGGCGGGCAAGGCCCTCCAGCCGGTGGAGTTCACCGTCCCCAGCGGCGCCGTCATCTGCACCGCCAGCGCCCGCCGCCCGCGCGGGGACGACGGCGTACTCCTCGTGCGGATCGAGGAGAAGTTCCCGCAACGGCGCTGGGAGGCACTGCGCCTGGGCGTCGTCCTGACCGGCGAGTCCTTGTGGCTGTACGACCACGACGCGGAGCGTTTCCGCTGGCTGGAGGGCGAACCGCCGTTCTCGCTCATGGGCCCTGACCGGGACGTGAGCCCCGAGGAGTTCCTGGCGCGCGTCCATCCCCACGACCTCGACTCCGTCGCCGCCTTCTTCGACTCGCTCGTCTCCGGGCGCACCGACAGCGGCGAGCTGCTCTTCCGGCTCCGCAGGAGCGGCGAGGGCACCGGTTACCGCAAGCTGCACACGCGGGCCCGCGCGGCGCGCTTCGGCTTCACCGGGGCGCGCCGCATCGTCGGCACCACGGAGGACACCACGACGCTCGTGGAGCGCCTCGACGCGCTCCAGGCGGCGTACGTCAACGAGCGCAAGCGCGGGCGCCTCGTCGGGGAGCTGGCCTCGGCGTTCATCTCGGCCGCCACGGAGGACGAGCTGACCGAAGCGGTGCTGCACCGGCTCGCCCCGGCGTTCGGCGGGGTCGGCACACTCTTCGCGTACGGGGAGCGCGGGCACCTGCGGGTCGTCTTCGGCGACGAGATCGACCAGGCCCTCGCGAAGGAGCTGGAGGGGCTGCCGCTGAGCGCCCCCAAGCCTCTCCCCGAGGCGATCCGCACGGGAGAGGCCCTCTTCATCGCGAGCCGTGAGGAGTACCGCGAGCGGTGGCCGATGGCCCACAGCCTCCTCGACGCGACGGACGCGGAGTCCTTCGCGATGGTGCCGCTGCGCGCGGCGGGCCGGCAGCTCGGCGCGTGGGTCATCACCTTCCACGAGCCCGGCATGCTCACCGAGGGCGACCGCACCCTGATGCGGACCCTCGGCACGCTCGCCGGGCAGGCCCTGGAGCGGATCAGGCTCCAGGAGGCACGCGTCGAACTCGCCCGCATCGTGCAGCGCAACATGCTCCCCGAGGTGCTGCCGCCCGTGCCGGGGGTGGAGCTGACGGCGCTGTACCACCCGGCGCAGACCGGGCTCGACGTCGGCGGCGACTGGTACGACGTGGTGCCGCTCCAGGACGGCGGGGCGGCCTTCGTCATCGGCGACGTGCAGGGCCACGACCTGCACGCGGCCGGGCTCATGGGCCAGGTGCGCACCGCGCTGCGCGCCTACGCCTGGCAGGACCCGCAGCCCGGCATGGTCCTGGAACGCACCAACGAGCTGCTGCTCCAGATGGGGGTACGGGCCTTCACGACGTGCCTGTACGTGCGCCTCATGGCGGACGGCCGGCTGTGCACGGCGCGCGCGGGGCACCCGCCGATGGTGCGCCTCGACGCGGGAGGCACGGCGACCGTGTGCGAGGACGAGACCGGCCCGCCGCTCGGCGTCCTGGAGGGGGCCCGGTACCCGGAGCACGCCTACGACTTCGCGCGCGGAGGCATCCTGGCACTGCTCACGGACGGGGTGGTGGAGGGCCCTCGGTTCACCGCCGACGAGGGCCTGCGCCGCGTCGGCGACCTCCTGGCGCTCAAGGCCCACGAACCCCTGGACGTGCTCGCGCAGTACCTGATGTCGACGGCGGGGAGCACGGGGCACCTGGACGACTCGGCACTCCTGCTGGTGCGCGGCATGTGA
- a CDS encoding TetR family transcriptional regulator, translated as MPGQSAHEDEPGEEDEGGNGLRARKKLRTRRELRRAATRLYAERGAAHVTVQDICAEVGISPRTFFNYFESKDDAVFGLDHRLRERVVSGLLARPAAEAPLPALREAILAAVPAVVASDTEFARRRALLHTEPELLDRPLRNNRRMEEAVTAALAHRTGAAPGDLYPHLVAATGLAAMRAALRGWEPRSGAEGLTAALEQAFALLAAGLPVPPAGPARVPAP; from the coding sequence ATGCCCGGACAGAGCGCGCACGAGGACGAGCCCGGCGAAGAGGACGAGGGCGGCAACGGGCTGCGGGCCCGCAAGAAGCTGCGGACCCGGCGGGAGCTGCGCCGGGCGGCGACGCGGCTGTACGCGGAGCGGGGAGCGGCGCACGTGACCGTGCAGGACATCTGCGCGGAGGTCGGCATCTCGCCGCGCACCTTCTTCAACTACTTCGAGAGCAAGGACGACGCGGTCTTCGGGCTCGACCACCGGCTGCGCGAGCGGGTCGTGTCCGGGCTGCTCGCCCGCCCGGCCGCCGAGGCCCCGCTGCCCGCGCTGCGCGAGGCGATCCTCGCCGCCGTACCGGCCGTGGTGGCCTCCGACACGGAGTTCGCCCGCAGGCGGGCGCTGCTCCACACCGAGCCCGAACTGCTCGACCGGCCGCTGCGCAACAACCGCCGGATGGAGGAGGCCGTGACGGCCGCGCTCGCGCACCGCACCGGGGCCGCTCCCGGCGACCTCTACCCGCACCTCGTCGCGGCGACAGGGCTGGCCGCGATGCGCGCCGCGCTGCGCGGCTGGGAGCCGCGCAGCGGCGCGGAGGGGCTCACGGCCGCCCTGGAGCAGGCGTTCGCGCTGCTCGCGGCCGGGCTCCCGGTGCCGCCCGCCGGGCCCGCCCGCGTACCGGCCCCGTGA
- a CDS encoding carboxypeptidase regulatory-like domain-containing protein, translating into MVRSAPGTTADTTTRGDGSTKRETALTLVRTLWFPAFMFTGFLVCYLLPFHNPVPHHVKVAVPAATAAPLQHALDRGVPGGFDLVPVHDADAARAAVTDRDAVAGYVPGPGAPELFTAKADGYSLENVLQKTFTTVAQQSPGPHDGGQSALKVTEVAPIAAGDGMGTGLFYVVLACTIPAYVMVMMLLRATNLGRRDKILVLAASGAVLALVAYGVARWMNVIPDDPLAILFLFLMSQAVSQTALGLVPFVKQYLPGVAMGLFVLLSMPSSGGAIPVQMVPGFFRALHPVMPMGNLIEALRGLFYFGGKDVVPHVLVLLAWIAAAFVLHGLGALLARRAAARDTATDTVPEPPVEDPALETGQPEALPPHRAASLLPLPQLTGRVTDTAGHPLRDVVITVTGTHGRELLRATTDDEGAYAAAGLAEQTVVVIASAPSRLSAVARVAIRDGHPARHDFHLAGRAVTV; encoded by the coding sequence ATGGTGCGATCGGCACCCGGCACGACGGCGGACACCACGACGCGAGGCGACGGCTCCACGAAGCGGGAGACGGCCCTGACCCTCGTCCGCACCCTGTGGTTCCCCGCGTTCATGTTCACCGGGTTCCTCGTCTGCTACCTCCTGCCCTTCCACAACCCGGTCCCGCACCACGTCAAGGTCGCCGTCCCCGCCGCCACCGCCGCGCCCCTCCAGCACGCGCTGGACCGCGGCGTCCCCGGCGGCTTCGACCTCGTCCCGGTGCACGACGCCGACGCCGCCCGCGCCGCCGTCACCGACCGCGACGCCGTCGCCGGATACGTCCCCGGCCCCGGCGCGCCCGAGCTCTTCACCGCCAAGGCCGACGGCTACTCGCTCGAAAACGTCCTCCAGAAGACGTTCACCACCGTCGCCCAGCAGAGCCCCGGCCCGCACGACGGCGGGCAGTCCGCCCTCAAGGTCACCGAGGTCGCCCCCATCGCCGCCGGGGACGGCATGGGCACCGGGCTCTTCTACGTCGTCCTCGCCTGCACCATCCCCGCCTACGTCATGGTCATGATGCTGCTGCGGGCCACGAACCTCGGGCGGCGGGACAAGATCCTCGTCCTCGCCGCCTCCGGAGCCGTCCTCGCCCTCGTCGCCTACGGCGTCGCCCGCTGGATGAACGTCATCCCGGACGACCCGCTCGCGATCCTCTTCCTCTTCCTCATGTCGCAGGCCGTCTCGCAGACCGCGCTCGGCCTCGTGCCCTTCGTCAAGCAGTACCTGCCCGGCGTCGCGATGGGCCTGTTCGTGCTGCTCAGCATGCCCTCCAGCGGCGGCGCCATCCCGGTGCAGATGGTCCCGGGCTTCTTCCGCGCCCTCCACCCGGTCATGCCGATGGGCAACCTCATCGAAGCCCTGCGCGGACTCTTCTACTTCGGCGGCAAGGACGTCGTGCCGCACGTCCTGGTCCTGCTCGCCTGGATCGCCGCCGCCTTCGTCCTGCACGGCCTCGGCGCCCTCCTCGCCCGCCGCGCCGCCGCCCGGGACACCGCGACGGACACCGTGCCCGAACCGCCCGTCGAGGACCCGGCCCTGGAGACCGGGCAGCCCGAGGCGCTGCCCCCGCACCGCGCCGCGAGCCTCCTCCCGCTGCCCCAGCTCACCGGGCGCGTCACCGACACCGCGGGGCACCCGCTGCGCGACGTCGTCATCACCGTCACGGGCACCCACGGCAGGGAACTCCTGCGCGCCACCACCGACGACGAGGGCGCCTACGCCGCCGCCGGGCTCGCCGAGCAGACCGTCGTCGTGATCGCCTCGGCGCCCTCCCGGCTCTCCGCCGTCGCCCGCGTCGCGATCCGGGACGGACACCCCGCCCGCCACGACTTCCACCTCGCGGGCAGGGCCGTCACCGTCTGA
- the ctaD gene encoding cytochrome c oxidase subunit I yields the protein MIRWITSTDHKVIGTSYLVTSFTFFCLGGVLALVMRAELARPGLQIISPEQYNQAFTMHGTIMLLMFATPLFIGFANWIMPLQIGSPDVAFPRLNMFSYWLFLFGSLIVVSGFLTPQGAADFGWFAYSPLTDAVHSTGLGPDLWIMGLALQGFGTILGAVNFITTIICMRAPGMTAFRMPIFVWNVLLTSVLVIFAFPCLAAALLCLEADRKFGAHVFDPANGGALLWQHLFWFFGHPEVYIIALPFFGIVTEIFPVFSRKPVFGYVGLIGATIAIAGLSITVWAHHMYVTGGVLLPFFSFMTFLIAVPTGVKFFNWIGTMWKGSLSFETPMLWSVGFLVTFLFGGLTGVVLAAPPLDFHVSDSYFVVAHFHYVVFGTVVFAMFAGFHFWWPKFTGKMLDERLGKITFWTLFVGFHGTFLVQHWLGAEGMPRRYADYLAADGFTWLNTTSSISSFLLGLSVLPFFYNIWKTAKYGKKIEVDDPWGFGRSLEWATSCPPPRHNFDALPRIRSESPAFELHHPAINAMDQTINAPHQSVIKAPGERDHRGD from the coding sequence GTGATCCGCTGGATCACCAGCACCGACCACAAGGTGATCGGCACCTCCTACCTGGTCACCTCGTTCACCTTCTTCTGCCTCGGCGGCGTCCTCGCCCTCGTCATGCGCGCCGAACTCGCCCGGCCGGGACTCCAGATCATCTCGCCCGAGCAGTACAACCAGGCGTTCACGATGCACGGCACGATCATGCTGCTGATGTTCGCGACACCGCTCTTCATCGGCTTCGCCAACTGGATCATGCCCCTCCAGATCGGCTCGCCCGACGTCGCGTTCCCGCGGCTGAACATGTTCTCGTACTGGCTCTTCCTCTTCGGCTCGCTCATCGTCGTCAGCGGCTTCCTCACCCCCCAAGGGGCCGCGGACTTCGGGTGGTTCGCCTATTCGCCGCTCACCGACGCCGTCCACTCGACGGGCCTCGGGCCCGACCTGTGGATCATGGGCCTCGCCCTTCAGGGCTTCGGCACGATCCTCGGCGCCGTCAACTTCATCACCACGATCATCTGCATGCGCGCCCCCGGCATGACCGCCTTCCGCATGCCGATCTTCGTGTGGAACGTGCTGCTCACCTCGGTGCTCGTGATCTTCGCCTTCCCCTGCCTCGCCGCGGCGCTCCTGTGCCTGGAGGCGGACCGCAAGTTCGGCGCGCACGTCTTCGACCCGGCCAACGGCGGGGCGCTGCTCTGGCAGCACCTCTTCTGGTTCTTCGGCCACCCGGAGGTCTACATCATCGCGCTGCCGTTCTTCGGCATCGTGACCGAGATCTTCCCGGTCTTCTCCCGCAAGCCCGTCTTCGGCTACGTGGGCCTCATCGGCGCCACCATCGCCATCGCCGGGCTCTCCATCACGGTGTGGGCGCACCACATGTACGTGACCGGCGGGGTGCTCCTCCCGTTCTTCTCCTTCATGACGTTCCTGATCGCCGTGCCCACAGGCGTGAAGTTCTTCAACTGGATCGGGACCATGTGGAAGGGGTCCCTGTCCTTCGAGACACCGATGCTGTGGTCCGTCGGCTTCCTCGTGACCTTCCTCTTCGGCGGCCTCACCGGCGTGGTCCTCGCGGCCCCGCCGCTGGACTTCCACGTCTCGGACTCGTACTTCGTCGTCGCGCACTTCCACTACGTCGTCTTCGGCACCGTCGTCTTCGCGATGTTCGCCGGATTCCACTTCTGGTGGCCGAAGTTCACCGGCAAGATGCTCGACGAGCGGCTCGGGAAGATCACCTTCTGGACCCTCTTCGTCGGCTTCCACGGCACCTTCCTCGTCCAGCACTGGCTGGGCGCCGAGGGCATGCCGCGCCGGTACGCCGACTACCTGGCGGCCGACGGCTTCACGTGGCTCAACACCACGTCCTCCATCAGCTCCTTCCTCCTCGGCCTGTCGGTCCTGCCGTTCTTCTACAACATCTGGAAGACCGCCAAGTACGGCAAGAAGATCGAGGTGGACGACCCGTGGGGCTTCGGCCGCTCCCTGGAGTGGGCCACCTCCTGCCCGCCCCCGCGGCACAACTTCGACGCCCTGCCCCGCATCCGCAGCGAGTCGCCGGCCTTCGAACTGCACCACCCGGCGATCAACGCGATGGACCAGACCATCAACGCCCCGCACCAGTCCGTGATCAAGGCCCCCGGCGAGCGCGACCACCGCGGCGACTGA
- a CDS encoding VWA domain-containing protein, which yields MILTKYRVAAAGGALAVALALLPGAAAQAADEPDAGKAPPQVELVLDVSGSMRAKDIDGASRMSAAKQSFNEVLDAVPEDVELGIRTLGADYPGEDRETGCKDTRQLYPVGHPDRTEAKAAVATLSPTGWTPIGPALLGAADDLRGGEASKRIVLITDGEDTCHRDPCEVAREIAAKGVHLVVDTLGLVPDAKTRDQLSCIAEATGGTYTTVRHTKDLSGRVKQLVHRAADPVVTPSAVSGAAECAKAPELRTGLYSDRARIGEHRWYRVELPPGKELRAAVTVAADRAVAPDSGVLLRAVTLHGREIVRGEAAGTGRTDALSTGLRYPKPEADDDDGDEPPAETVCLQVAHSFTDRGASTAKAPGLPLELTIDVVGGPSNGSDVASFGLGHGWWLLGLLAVVGLLTGLVWGFVSRWRVTVWRSN from the coding sequence ATGATCTTGACGAAATACCGGGTGGCAGCCGCCGGAGGGGCGCTCGCCGTCGCGCTCGCCCTGCTGCCGGGGGCCGCCGCCCAGGCCGCGGACGAGCCCGACGCGGGCAAGGCGCCGCCCCAGGTAGAACTGGTCCTCGACGTCAGCGGTTCGATGCGGGCGAAGGACATCGACGGCGCCTCACGCATGTCGGCGGCGAAGCAGTCGTTCAACGAGGTGCTCGACGCCGTCCCCGAGGACGTCGAGCTCGGCATCCGCACCCTCGGCGCCGACTACCCGGGCGAGGACCGCGAGACGGGCTGCAAGGACACCCGTCAGCTCTACCCGGTCGGCCACCCGGACCGCACCGAGGCGAAGGCCGCCGTGGCGACGCTCTCCCCCACGGGGTGGACGCCGATCGGGCCCGCGCTCCTCGGCGCCGCCGACGACCTGCGCGGCGGTGAGGCGAGCAAGCGGATCGTCCTCATCACGGACGGCGAGGACACCTGCCACCGCGACCCCTGCGAGGTGGCCCGCGAGATCGCCGCGAAGGGCGTGCACCTCGTCGTGGACACACTGGGTCTCGTGCCCGACGCGAAGACGCGCGATCAGCTCAGCTGCATCGCCGAGGCGACCGGCGGGACGTACACGACGGTCCGGCACACGAAGGACCTCTCCGGCCGCGTCAAGCAGTTGGTGCACCGGGCGGCAGACCCGGTCGTGACGCCCTCGGCGGTGTCCGGCGCGGCGGAGTGCGCGAAGGCGCCCGAGCTGAGGACCGGTCTGTACAGCGACCGCGCGAGGATCGGCGAGCACCGCTGGTACCGCGTCGAACTCCCGCCCGGCAAGGAGTTGCGGGCGGCGGTGACGGTCGCGGCGGACCGCGCGGTGGCGCCGGACAGCGGCGTGCTGCTGCGCGCGGTGACGCTGCACGGACGCGAGATCGTGCGGGGCGAGGCGGCCGGGACGGGGCGCACCGACGCGCTCTCGACGGGGCTGCGCTACCCGAAGCCGGAGGCGGATGACGACGACGGCGACGAGCCGCCCGCCGAGACGGTGTGCCTCCAGGTGGCGCACTCCTTCACCGACCGGGGCGCGAGCACCGCGAAGGCCCCCGGTCTGCCGCTGGAACTGACGATCGATGTGGTGGGCGGTCCTTCGAACGGCTCGGACGTGGCCTCCTTCGGGCTCGGGCACGGCTGGTGGCTGCTCGGTCTGCTCGCGGTGGTGGGTCTGCTGACCGGACTGGTGTGGGGCTTCGTCTCGCGCTGGCGCGTCACGGTGTGGAGGAGCAACTGA
- a CDS encoding BlaI/MecI/CopY family transcriptional regulator, whose translation MTQDPTEVQNLKAQYEAKVAADLHANTEEQSRIAEEIDALRERLGVLAREQGMLTGVQQALGGAPATTADTAPATTADTAPAPAAESAKVPRARAESPAQAPASAAVAPEAAPVPVPAPASGLATTVPASVAGTAEKAPARTTSKPAAKTKTAAKSASKAASKTAAKPASKAAPKTRAKSTAGAKAPAKSAPKPTAKPTAKAEAKSATSPATTTAPSSATDTTPAGRITLRELISRQLAAHGEPRSAAEVGSTLREEHPDRELKGNVVRTTLEALVAKGLVQRSRQQKSVYYTHTTAAGTTTRD comes from the coding sequence GTGACCCAGGACCCCACCGAGGTGCAGAACCTCAAGGCGCAGTACGAGGCGAAAGTCGCCGCCGACCTGCACGCCAACACCGAGGAGCAGTCGAGGATCGCCGAGGAGATCGACGCGCTGCGCGAGCGGCTCGGCGTCCTCGCCCGCGAACAGGGGATGCTGACGGGGGTGCAGCAGGCCCTCGGCGGCGCCCCCGCCACCACCGCCGACACCGCCCCCGCCACCACCGCCGACACCGCTCCGGCTCCCGCCGCCGAGTCGGCGAAGGTGCCGCGCGCCCGCGCGGAGAGCCCGGCGCAGGCCCCCGCGTCCGCCGCGGTGGCACCCGAGGCGGCCCCGGTTCCCGTACCGGCCCCGGCCTCCGGACTGGCGACCACTGTCCCCGCCTCGGTCGCCGGGACGGCGGAGAAGGCCCCCGCGCGCACCACGTCGAAGCCCGCGGCCAAGACCAAGACCGCAGCCAAGTCCGCTTCCAAGGCCGCGTCGAAGACCGCAGCCAAGCCCGCGTCCAAGGCCGCCCCGAAGACGCGGGCCAAGTCCACGGCCGGGGCCAAGGCGCCCGCCAAGTCGGCCCCCAAGCCCACCGCCAAGCCCACCGCCAAGGCCGAGGCGAAGTCCGCCACCTCGCCCGCCACCACGACCGCGCCCTCGTCCGCCACCGACACCACCCCCGCCGGGCGTATCACGCTGCGCGAACTGATCTCCCGGCAGCTCGCGGCCCACGGCGAGCCCCGCTCCGCCGCCGAGGTCGGGTCGACCCTCCGCGAGGAGCACCCCGACCGCGAGCTGAAGGGCAACGTCGTGCGTACCACGCTCGAAGCGCTCGTCGCCAAGGGTTTGGTGCAGCGGTCGCGCCAGCAGAAGTCCGTCTACTACACGCACACCACGGCGGCGGGAACCACCACCCGCGACTGA
- a CDS encoding DUF4232 domain-containing protein, producing the protein MRGVLLCLLTAAALTACSGGDGGSEAQSASDASAAPTSGTASPPGLGSPEPSTSAPQSTSPGQSREGSGDSSPGRPRSTPPSAVPSASASTPATSAPKDSGTPRCASAGMRLVLGRGDVGAGNIHYSLVFTNTSGRTCVLSGYPGVSHLAGDGAQIGAPAKREGGAGSSVRLAPGAKAHSEVHTLNGGVGGPCRAKGELLRVYPPGSREAMTTRAGDFRVCGDTFTVTTLSAGAGPS; encoded by the coding sequence GTGCGGGGCGTCCTGCTCTGCCTCCTGACGGCGGCGGCACTCACCGCCTGCTCGGGCGGGGACGGCGGGAGCGAGGCCCAGTCGGCCTCGGACGCCTCCGCCGCGCCCACGAGCGGGACGGCGAGCCCGCCCGGCCTGGGCTCCCCGGAGCCGAGCACCTCCGCCCCGCAGAGCACCTCGCCCGGCCAGTCGCGGGAGGGCTCGGGGGACAGCTCCCCGGGCCGTCCCCGGAGCACCCCGCCGAGCGCCGTGCCGAGCGCCTCCGCGAGCACGCCCGCGACCTCCGCGCCGAAGGACAGCGGCACCCCGCGCTGCGCCTCCGCCGGGATGCGGCTCGTCCTCGGGCGCGGCGACGTGGGCGCGGGCAACATCCACTACTCGCTCGTCTTCACCAACACCTCGGGCCGCACGTGCGTGCTCAGCGGCTACCCCGGGGTCTCCCATCTCGCGGGCGACGGGGCGCAGATCGGCGCTCCGGCGAAGCGCGAGGGAGGAGCCGGGAGCAGCGTCCGGCTCGCGCCGGGCGCCAAGGCGCACAGTGAGGTGCACACGCTCAACGGGGGAGTCGGGGGCCCCTGCCGGGCGAAGGGCGAACTGCTGCGGGTCTACCCGCCCGGCTCGCGGGAGGCGATGACGACGCGGGCGGGCGACTTCCGCGTCTGCGGGGACACCTTCACGGTGACGACGCTCAGCGCGGGCGCCGGTCCCTCCTGA